The Hippoglossus hippoglossus isolate fHipHip1 chromosome 16, fHipHip1.pri, whole genome shotgun sequence genomic sequence gctccctcctctccctcctctccttgctGGGTATCACAGGAAACCTGTACACGTTAGGCCTCCTTCTGAGGCGCAGGAGGAGCAAGAGAAGACGCGCAGCAGGGCCATCCTGCTGCCTGATGAGAGTACCTATACCATTCTGCCTCGCCAacgcctcctccccctccacctcccccatctcgtcttcttcttcctcctccacctctcttcacctccaggTGCTGAGCCTCGCCCTTGCCGACCTGCTCTACCTTTTCACCGCCCCCTTCATCGTGTACGACAGCCTGGCGTCTGGCTGGGCCTTTGGTGAGCCGGGCTGCCGCCTCCTCCTGAGCCTGGACCTCCTCACCATGCACGCCTCCATCTTCACTCTCACCGCCATGAGTCTGGACCGCTACCGGGCTGTGGCTCACCCCTtgcacacctcctcctccaactcctCCGGCCTGCTGCGTGTGGGCCTGGCCTGGGGGCTGGCCGTGGCTCTGAGTCTGCCCATGATGATCACCCTGCACCTGGAGGACGGGGAGAACCAGGAGGGCCAGCTGTGTGTGCCGGCGTGGGACGAGCAGAGCTCCAAAGCCTATCTGAGTGTGTTGTTCTGCACCAGCATCCTCGGGCCTGGGCTGGCCATCGGAGCCCTCTATGCCACCCTGGGCCGGCGGTACTGGGTGTCTCAGACCAGGCCGGCCTGGGCCACTGCGAGCAGCACTGCTTGTCCTGCCCGTGCTCCCAAACCCAAAGTCCTGCTCCTCATCCTGGGTATCGTTCTGGCCTTTTGGGCCTGTTTTCTCCCTTTCTGGATCTGGCAGCTGCTGCCACTGTACCAGCCCGACATGCTGCGGACAGTCCCGGTGGGGACGCAGGTGACAGTGAATCGCATCCTGACGGGGCTGACCTATGGAAACTCTTGTGTGAATCCGTTCTTCTACACACTATTGACAGGAAAGCGAAGACGCAACAGGCAGACGCTGACATCAGCAAATCAGCTCTGCCGCAAGAGCAGTCCACTGCAGTAGTGTGATGTCAGTGACTCAGTGTGTCGACGGCACAGATAataatgtgagtgtgtacgtgtgtttaccagtatgcaaatgtgtgaaaaggtgATGTACACAAAGGCTTTATGAATTTATTAGTGCAAAGACGATTGATTTAGAATCAGCCAAGGAAACAATGATACCAAGCAAATGATAGCACTTTGTAAAATGctttgtgaacagaaataaatattcTATTAAGAGATTAAATGTTAActatctttgttttgtttgccagTGCATAAAAGCTTTACAAGTAGACAATATTTCCTATTTGGAGATTAGATGGGTTTTACCAGCAAAAGACGACAATCTCAGTGTGTCACCTATCTTTTCAAAAACATCGGTGTTCATATCAAATAATGTCTCAACTTGCTGTAAACTTACATGTTGatcatttggttttaaatgtcttATTGAGATTATACTTGTGACTATGGAAATGTCACTTTTTACATAAGTGGACACTACAATAATTTAACATCATTTAACCCTAAACTGAAAGATCTAAGAATAGAGAGGATTTTTTAGTTTGTAAATAGATTTGTTGTCCTTCAAGCAAATCGGTGCtacaaaatattaaaaggaCAGATTATGTCATATGTTGCACATGCACAAGCATTTCCAGTAAAGCCGTGACGCACTTCTGCTCATTTTCAGAGAACAATCAGAGAACGACTGGTTGTAACTGGTCCGGACCTTGTTGAGACACCAGTTTGTTGACACATGTTGGAGCAGGTCAACAATCTTGGTTCGCTTCGACTGACtcatataaaacaatataagtTTATATTATCACGACCTGCATGTTGGGTTTGCCAGTttagttattattatgaatGGTGTTTTACATGGCCTCGCCTTGTGTTGACTGTAACTGATGTTTATAATAATGCATAATATACAGCCTTGAATAAAAACTATGCTTTCTGTAATACAATGTGTTGCTGGATCTTTAACTACAGTTTGGCCGTGCACAAAAGAACAAGATATCTAAATAGGGACGTCTTGTAAGTTGCATTcatacttctgtgtgtgtgtgtgtgtgtgtgtgtgtgtgtgtgtgtgtgtgtgtgtgtgtgtgtgtgtgtgtgttagcagctCAAGAGGATCTTCCCAgctcttgtgtgtctgtttctgtgtgtatccCTGTAGCAACAgtctgtgtctgcctgtctgactcAAAGGCTGCACTGTACTGTATCACAAACCCTGCTGCTCTTTGACGCAGATGAGCAAATACTGGTGTTTGACATAGAGGGATGGGAAGATGGGACAAAATCGGTGGGGGGGTATCAGGCTGGTGTGTGAGGGGGGTATACTTGAGGCGTCTGGGTTTAAGGTCCTGATTGTGATTTTCCATGTGATGCACTGTGAAAAAAAGGGATTTCTTTTAGAGCCCGACTGATTTTGGGTAAACCGCCAACCAATGTTAAGGTGTAGAAAAGTTCTGATATCGGTTTATCAGcagattatattatataaacataaaaatgatTGCTCAGACAACATTTTCGAACTATTTTGGCAGAGAAATGTAAcagaggcttgatattttacagttaaaccataAAACATATTatgaataactataaataaaaagagaacataaatacaaacaaatataaagaacttgaattaagagaaaataaatacatctgtttaagttaaatgtcttttctgCATCATTTATTCTTTAAAGTTTCATGTTGACATATTTCAACACACTCTGATACGATATATCTGTGAATCAACTGAAATCTTCGACCAGGCTCtaatgtttttacaaaatatctaaTGTAGCTTATGTCGTTAATGCAAAACTAAAGCGTCAAATTATGCAAAGACAATTTACCAGAGCTCTAAGAAATGTTTACACAAAAGAGGCAGCACGGATCGACTaaatttttaatttcatcactGGTTGTTCAGAGTTGGCCTCAAGTGAAATATGTGGGCGTTGTTCTCTTTGTCACTATGACACAGAATCCCATTACGCTCCATTAACTGTGCTTAACTGTGTTTGAACTTGACGTTCAGTAACTTGTGTGAGAACATAAACCCCAGGTATTCACTTATCAAAGTGATTTCATGTTAAATGTGACGTAAAATGAGCCTCGAAATACTTGAGGAAAACAAAGTTTGAGTTTGGGTTCATTTATTTGTGCATAAAGTGAACACGTGCAGGAAGattcacagaggagaagaacagctaagggctgcaggagaagctgggaCACCCAACAGGGCTGCACTGCACTGGTGATATACAGACAGGGTTAAAGAAACACGTACCGAAGGTATTTGTTAAAGGAGCTCGGGACATTTTCTCTTCTGTGATTCCATTAATTCTGAGGCTGTATAGGGCCCTTCCACAGCCAATGCTGCCTGCCATGTGTTTCCATTTACCTGGCCTGGATACGTCTGAGCATAATGTTCCCAGTGCAGTTATTACCCGGAGCCCTGTGCGGTCACACACCACAGGGGGCGCCCTCTGTTGTGAACTTAATGCAATAGCCATCCACATTTCACAGACAGCGAGGCCCTCTCAGCACATTTGTCCGTTTGAAAGGAATTTCTTGCAGACAAGGAGCGAGTTCCATTTACAGCTCAAATCACCAGGCCTCATATGAGATCTGGTGAGTTTGGGACCCCTGGGTTCATACCACAATGACAGAGAAGATGGAGGGTGCAGCTTGTGTAAAGATGAAACTTGTCCAAAAAAGACATTGTGCAGCGGTGGCGTGGATATTAAAGCACAGAGAGCTTGTTGTTCGATTTTCTGCGTCTTCACAGTGGACAGGTTCTGGGTGTCTTCTCAAACTCAATATATCAGATGATTAAGTCTTCCCTCAGGTCGGCTGGGATGACTGCGCGTTTGATAAACTACAAATACACGGTGTTT encodes the following:
- the LOC117776932 gene encoding urotensin-2 receptor; translated protein: MDFSGSLPPPSPYTFPITPNVSIPSPSPSLSPSPSLASTALFCSLLSLLSLLGITGNLYTLGLLLRRRRSKRRRAAGPSCCLMRVPIPFCLANASSPSTSPISSSSSSSTSLHLQVLSLALADLLYLFTAPFIVYDSLASGWAFGEPGCRLLLSLDLLTMHASIFTLTAMSLDRYRAVAHPLHTSSSNSSGLLRVGLAWGLAVALSLPMMITLHLEDGENQEGQLCVPAWDEQSSKAYLSVLFCTSILGPGLAIGALYATLGRRYWVSQTRPAWATASSTACPARAPKPKVLLLILGIVLAFWACFLPFWIWQLLPLYQPDMLRTVPVGTQVTVNRILTGLTYGNSCVNPFFYTLLTGKRRRNRQTLTSANQLCRKSSPLQ